CTGGATCCCGATCAGCCTCCCATCCCGGTCCACCAGACGCGGCGTTATGATTTTGTTTTCATATTTATGCGGATCGATTACGATGATTCTTTCGGCAACCATGATATTGGGCGGGGAAGCAACCGCATGGATCTCCATGATCGTGGCATTGATGCTGAAAGATTTCGCCTCATCCGCATCAATGACCTGGCCGGAGAAGACGGGCTCTGCCTTTTGCCCGGAATAGCCGTCCGTGGCGGTCAAACATCCGGAACCGGCGACAATGGCGGCCATGATTATTATAAGACAGGATATCGTTTTGGTTTTACGCATATTCTTCCTCCTCGTTAATTGGACGACCGGCGCCAATAAAATTTGTGCATGCTGATTTCCTCGATCGGGTCTTCCTCTTGGATACCGCCTTCGACGCCGATATAGAGTTTTGCGCCTCCGGCCAGAACGGCGATTACCGGTGAGGATGCGATGGATGTGCCGATTACTTTGCTGCGATCCTTCTTGCCATAGGTGACGGTATTGCCGTCCCCGTCCGTTTCCGTTTCACTGCTGTAGTCCTTTACCGCCGCGCCGGTCAGGTAGTCGACGGCGTACAGCCGGGCTGTTCCACGGCCACTGATGGAGGTACAGGGGTCTGTAGCCGTAGTGGTGGTTGCCGACGATTCCGGCGTATAAGTCGTGAAATACAGGACACCGGCGTAAACAACCACGTTTGAAATGATTTTTTCCCCGGTATCCTCCAATTCGAAGTACCACCCCCGGCTGCTGTCCAGGGCGGCTTTGGCGTTGTCCTGCTCATCCTGGGTTCCCATTTGGATCAGATTGTCCGTCACATCCACGAGATCGTTTTCCGTCAGGGTGCTAAAGGTAGACGAGTCCTCCCAGTCGTTGCGGATGGCGTATATGCGGTTCACCACACCGGTCTCTTCGGGATCGGCCCGGTCTCCGGTGCCGAAGAAGATCATATCTTCCCCATACTCGGCAGTTACATCCGGCGCGTAGAATATTTTGCGCTGCACGCTGTCCACGGCACCGGCGGAGAACAGTTTGCGGCCGCTCCAGTTGCCGTCACCCCCGTAATTGGAATCCAGGGGAGTGGCGTCATCATCTTCGAAGGCCCACATGTTGCCCGCCAGGTCGCCGGCGTAAACCCGGTTCGAAAAACCGTCTCCATTGGAGTCGAACCCCATGGCATCGGTAAAGCAGTTGTTCATTCCCGAGAAATTGGCGGCGTTGAAATTCAGGGCGCTGACCGATCCGTCGGTCACATCGATGGTGTATACGGCCCGGCCCATGGTGTCCGCTGTAGCCGGGGTGTCCAGATCCTGATTGGTGTCGTAACCGCCGGCCAGGAGAAACACCTCTTCCGTAGCGGTGGAACTGGTCCCGGTTTTGATGGTATGGACGGTTGGCGAAGTCCACGACTGTCCGAGGTTGGCGTCACTGCCGTCCACGGTACCGTTCCCATCTGTGTCGATAGTCGTCAGTATGCCTTGTACCACATTATATTTGTATAATGGCTTCTCCGGATCGGTGACATCCAGGGCATGATATCGGTAGCCTCCCCGGCGCGCGCCGAAAAACAGGATCTTGCTGGTGCTGCCCTCGTAGACGGCCGGGGCACCGTCGACAAAGTAGTCGTGAGTCGTGTCGCTGTCCGACAATACCTGAAGGCTGCCAAGCTGATCCTGCGGAATGAATCCCCATGCTTCTTCACCGTCACTGTCAGTAAACGCATGCATGACGCCACCGTTGGTGCCCACGAAAATATAGGACTCATCGACATCGCCATCGCTGTCGAAATCGTAATGCACCACCGATGGTTGGGAGTGCAGGATGTCGCCCATCTTCCAGTCCAGGCTGTCTCCGATGATGTCCTCGATGATGCTGTCTCGTTGTGTAGATGCCACACCCAGTATCGTTTCAGTCAATGCAGTGTTACCCGTGGAAAAGGCATTGCTTGTGTCAGTCAGATCCGTCGCACTTCCTAAATAGGTGTACAGCTTGCGGCTATCCGTTAAACTTTCTCCGGTTCTGTCGAGGAGCAACTCGCCGACACCGCCTGCGGTGACATCCTGCCCGTCGGCTGTTGCAGACCAGTAGGATCGGGCGTTGTCTTTGATCTGGCCATCGTCCGTGGTGGCTTCCAGCTTATCGGCATCCAGAATGGCGCCGGATGAATTAAGACCGTATTTTTTCACGTTGCCGACCCAGCGGCCGCTGTTCTGGGGCTTGAAAAAACCGACATACAGGGAATTGCCGGCGTAGGCGCGGTTCATACGGCTGACCGGTACCACCGGGGAAACGAAAACCGCGTTGACTTCCATGATCTTGCTGATGATGGCCTCGAAAGCTTCGGACAGGCCGGAGATGCTGTTGGCCACGTAGTACTCGCCGCCGCCGTTGGTGGCCGCATCCTGGAGAAGCTGCTGGTCCGACTGGAAGCCGATGGTGTAGGTGATGATGTTCTGTTTTTCAAAGGAGTCGCCACTGCTTCCAAGAGATGGGTTGCAGTCGTTGTCGTACAGGTATTTGGCCACGTCGTCCAGAAAGTCCGAACTGGCGTCGCTGGTTGTGTCCCCGGAGTTGTTGTCATTGTCGTAGTCGCCGATCTTGTCCCCGTTGATGTAGCTTCCTGTTGCCAGCTTGGAGTCGTTGTCGCTGGTCGGGGAACCATCGGTCATCAGGATGATGTAGTTTTTCTGGCAGCGGTACTGCATGGGGCTGGTATAGGTGCTGGAACTGGTCAGGATGTCGTCGGAATAACTGCTGTAACTGTTGAACCAGCTGTTCATGCCGGCGTAGTACAGCCCGGCCTCGGCCAGGGTTTCGGACAGGGGGGTCATCCCGTCTGCCGGCAGGGCATTGACCGCGTCGATCAGTTCCTGCCGGTAGGTGTCGTCGCCGGTGACGGATTGAATCGCTTTGACCACTCGGCCACCCTGGTTGTTGTTGAATCGCATCAGCCCGAAGCGCACGCCGTCGGTGTTCTGGATCAGGTTGGTGATGACTTCCTTGGCGACATCCGTCCTGGTGCGCATGTCGCCGTCGCTGCTGGCATCGTAGTTGAGCCAGTTGCCCATGTAGAGCGTTTTATCCGTTCCGCCGCATTCGTAGCCGCCGCTGCTGTCCAGGATGCGGCCCGTTGTGGTCCCTTCGGTTAAGAGGTCGTTTTTAACGTCGCTACAGACCAGCGAACTCACATCGCTGGCGAATAAAGAATAACTGCTTTCATAGTGTCCTCCCCAGCAGGTCCCCCACCAATACCAGTCACACACCCAGGTTCGCGACCATATGTAGACCGCGTCATTGGTATAGGTGCCCGAATAGGTGGTGGCAGGGTCGTAATAGTCTCCCGGCACATCCTTGGTGTCCATGCTGCCGGATGTGTCGAAGATGATCAGTACATTGGGCTCCACGGACACGCTTCCGCCGCCGTAGATGTCGGTATCGTCGGCTTGAAGCGGCGAAACCGTCAGGCCGGCTGCGATGATGGCCAGGATGAGTATATAAGCAGTTTTTTTCATGGTTCGATCCTTCCTGAGCGCTTTTGTGAAGCCTTTTTTACACGCTCGGTAATCATTTTACGAATCCGTCGGGAATGCGGTTTTGTATGCGTTCATCAATACTTGTTAAATATCTTCCAAACCCCCGTCTGGACAATGGTCGTGCCGTTGGCGCAGGTGGCGGTAATGCTGTAACGCCGGACTTGAAAATACTTCGTGCTGTACCCTGACCCCTCGGGCGGCGGGTTGGTATGGGATATGGCCGGTATGTCGTCGGCAACATTGTCGCCCAAATTTTCACCGAATACAGGTGTCCTAGTTTTCTCGATGCAGCGGGCCTGGATGCTTGCCACGGTGGTGTTATTGTCATCTTTGATATTGAAAGTGGTCTTGGCTTCTGTTTCGTCTTCCGTGAGGAAGGTATCGTCCAGCCAATCCTCGTAAGTGATGCGCGCACCGTTGACGCCGCTTTCGGCATTGTAAAAATCGCTGGTCCAGATCTGTTCGTTGCGGACAATCCCGGTTTCATTGTTGGAGATCGTAACGGCCACGATGCCCGCGATGGTCAAGGTCACCAGCACCAGCAGGGTAACGATGGTAACGATTCCGTTTTCGTTGTCGATTGTTTTTTCTATTCGGGAATAGCGCATGATGGTCTCTCTTTTCATGGGTTACGATAACGCATTCCTTAACCTGACCTGCTGGGAAAGAGTGCGGGTGACGGATCCGGCACGCCCCGCCGGCGGTTGAATCGTCATGGTGATCTGGACGATGCGGACATCGTCGGCCGTGGTCGTAGCGTTTTCATCCTCATCCAGGTAAACGAAACTCAGGTCGGTGACGTTGTCCAGCAAGACGTCATCCTCTGTTACCGCGCCTGTGCTGTCCTTAATCTGCTGTCTTAACTCGTTGCCGTTGAGAAAATAGCGTACCCATTCATTGTTGTCGGCCGTATCACCATCGTAATTCATATCAGCCGTAAACTCTATGTCGGTAGCACCCAATGTTGTAATACTGCTACCGGCCGTCCCCGTTGGATCCAGGCCTGCGTGGATGATATCCTCGCACATCAGGGCCAGGG
This window of the uncultured Desulfosarcina sp. genome carries:
- a CDS encoding VWA domain-containing protein, whose translation is MKKTAYILILAIIAAGLTVSPLQADDTDIYGGGSVSVEPNVLIIFDTSGSMDTKDVPGDYYDPATTYSGTYTNDAVYIWSRTWVCDWYWWGTCWGGHYESSYSLFASDVSSLVCSDVKNDLLTEGTTTGRILDSSGGYECGGTDKTLYMGNWLNYDASSDGDMRTRTDVAKEVITNLIQNTDGVRFGLMRFNNNQGGRVVKAIQSVTGDDTYRQELIDAVNALPADGMTPLSETLAEAGLYYAGMNSWFNSYSSYSDDILTSSSTYTSPMQYRCQKNYIILMTDGSPTSDNDSKLATGSYINGDKIGDYDNDNNSGDTTSDASSDFLDDVAKYLYDNDCNPSLGSSGDSFEKQNIITYTIGFQSDQQLLQDAATNGGGEYYVANSISGLSEAFEAIISKIMEVNAVFVSPVVPVSRMNRAYAGNSLYVGFFKPQNSGRWVGNVKKYGLNSSGAILDADKLEATTDDGQIKDNARSYWSATADGQDVTAGGVGELLLDRTGESLTDSRKLYTYLGSATDLTDTSNAFSTGNTALTETILGVASTQRDSIIEDIIGDSLDWKMGDILHSQPSVVHYDFDSDGDVDESYIFVGTNGGVMHAFTDSDGEEAWGFIPQDQLGSLQVLSDSDTTHDYFVDGAPAVYEGSTSKILFFGARRGGYRYHALDVTDPEKPLYKYNVVQGILTTIDTDGNGTVDGSDANLGQSWTSPTVHTIKTGTSSTATEEVFLLAGGYDTNQDLDTPATADTMGRAVYTIDVTDGSVSALNFNAANFSGMNNCFTDAMGFDSNGDGFSNRVYAGDLAGNMWAFEDDDATPLDSNYGGDGNWSGRKLFSAGAVDSVQRKIFYAPDVTAEYGEDMIFFGTGDRADPEETGVVNRIYAIRNDWEDSSTFSTLTENDLVDVTDNLIQMGTQDEQDNAKAALDSSRGWYFELEDTGEKIISNVVVYAGVLYFTTYTPESSATTTTATDPCTSISGRGTARLYAVDYLTGAAVKDYSSETETDGDGNTVTYGKKDRSKVIGTSIASSPVIAVLAGGAKLYIGVEGGIQEEDPIEEISMHKFYWRRSSN